A genomic window from Pseudomonas argentinensis includes:
- the zapE gene encoding cell division protein ZapE, with amino-acid sequence MNTHTSTPLEAYRLAVEQQGFVSDAAQQAAAEHLQRCYEALHRGGVPQGVYLWGPVGRGKTWLMDSFHAALQVPARRQHFHHFMGWVHRRLFELTGTAAPLQVLARELATEIRVLCFDELFVSDIGDAMLLGRLFRSLFDEGVVLVATSNQPPEQLYAGGHNRERFLPAIDALLQHMQVVAVDGSQDHRQHPGQRRQRYWLRQAGQPSALPGLLEALRQGEPVSHQPLLVGHRQIGVHSHSEGVLHCSFAQLCEQPLATGEFILLCDRFKAIVLGDVPALSAQQRPARIARGTEDAAERVVAGDRQLPALSIHDNAVRRFIALVDECYDRRVPLYLEAAVPLDELYTEGYLAFAFRRTLSRLQEMQLERFG; translated from the coding sequence ATGAATACCCACACTTCCACGCCGCTCGAGGCGTACCGCCTGGCCGTCGAACAACAGGGTTTCGTCAGCGACGCCGCGCAACAGGCCGCGGCCGAACACCTGCAGCGCTGTTATGAGGCCCTGCATCGCGGTGGCGTGCCCCAGGGCGTCTATCTCTGGGGCCCGGTGGGACGCGGCAAGACCTGGCTGATGGACAGCTTCCACGCGGCGTTGCAGGTGCCCGCCCGGCGCCAGCATTTCCATCACTTCATGGGCTGGGTGCACCGCCGCCTGTTCGAGTTGACCGGCACCGCCGCGCCCCTGCAGGTACTGGCCCGGGAGCTGGCCACCGAGATCCGCGTGCTGTGCTTCGACGAGCTGTTCGTCAGCGATATCGGCGACGCGATGCTGCTGGGACGCCTGTTCCGCTCGCTGTTCGACGAGGGTGTGGTGCTGGTCGCCACCTCCAACCAGCCGCCGGAACAGTTGTACGCCGGCGGCCATAACCGTGAGCGCTTCCTGCCCGCCATCGACGCCCTGCTGCAGCACATGCAGGTGGTGGCGGTGGACGGCAGCCAGGATCATCGCCAGCACCCCGGCCAACGGCGCCAGCGCTACTGGCTGCGCCAGGCCGGCCAGCCGAGTGCCCTGCCCGGGCTGCTGGAAGCACTGCGCCAGGGTGAGCCCGTCAGCCACCAGCCACTGCTGGTCGGCCACCGCCAGATTGGCGTGCACAGCCACAGCGAAGGGGTACTGCATTGCAGCTTCGCACAGCTCTGCGAGCAACCGCTGGCGACCGGGGAGTTCATCCTGCTCTGTGATCGCTTCAAGGCCATCGTGCTGGGCGACGTGCCGGCCCTCAGCGCGCAGCAGCGCCCGGCCAGGATCGCCCGCGGCACCGAAGACGCCGCCGAGCGGGTGGTTGCCGGCGACCGCCAGCTGCCGGCGCTGTCGATTCACGACAATGCCGTACGGCGCTTTATCGCCCTGGTGGACGAGTGCTATGACCGCCGCGTGCCGCTGTATCTGGAAGCCGCCGTGCCCCTGGACGAGCTGTACACCGAAGGCTACCTGGCCTTCGCCTTCCGTCGCACCCTGAGCCGCCTGCAGGAAATGCAGCTGGAGCGGTTTGGCTGA
- a CDS encoding patatin-like phospholipase family protein, with amino-acid sequence MKQDASGNPATTGLILSGGGARAAYQVGVLSAIAELLPEDGAHNPFPVIVGTSAGAINAVSLACGALHFREAVKRLSSVWRSFHTHQVYRSDWPGVLRQASRFIGHSMLGLGKQVPVALLDSSPLAALLERELDFSGIAAAVRHRQLRAVAVTAFGYESAQAVTFYQGRAAIDPWFRHRRVGVPTRLALPHLLASTAIPLIFEPVKINREYFGDGAVRQMAPISPALHLGATKVLVVGVSGNPVGNQAGGAPVPVPGGVQPSLAQIAGHMLNSTFIDNVESDIELLERLNQLGRLVPAEQRSRTYGLTPVEVLVISPSQPLDVIAARHRREMPAALRLFLRGPGATRDGGGGVLSYLLFEPGYCSELIELGYQDAIAKKAQIQAFLGLVPQASA; translated from the coding sequence ATGAAGCAGGACGCTAGCGGCAACCCGGCCACCACCGGGCTCATCCTTTCCGGCGGTGGCGCACGGGCCGCGTATCAGGTCGGTGTGCTCTCGGCGATCGCCGAGCTGCTGCCCGAGGATGGGGCGCACAATCCCTTTCCGGTCATCGTCGGCACCTCGGCCGGGGCTATCAACGCCGTCAGCCTGGCCTGTGGGGCGCTGCACTTTCGGGAGGCGGTCAAGCGCCTGAGCAGCGTGTGGCGCAGCTTCCATACCCACCAGGTGTACCGCAGCGACTGGCCCGGCGTGCTGCGCCAGGCCAGTCGCTTCATCGGCCACAGTATGCTCGGCCTCGGCAAGCAGGTGCCGGTGGCGCTGCTCGACAGCTCGCCGCTGGCAGCGTTGCTCGAGCGCGAACTGGATTTTTCCGGCATCGCCGCCGCGGTTCGCCACCGCCAGTTGCGCGCCGTGGCGGTGACCGCGTTCGGCTACGAGTCGGCCCAGGCGGTGACCTTCTACCAGGGCCGCGCCGCCATCGACCCCTGGTTCCGCCATCGCCGGGTCGGCGTGCCGACGCGCCTGGCGCTGCCGCACCTGCTGGCCAGCACGGCGATTCCGCTGATTTTCGAGCCGGTAAAGATCAACCGCGAGTACTTTGGCGACGGCGCGGTACGGCAGATGGCGCCGATCAGCCCGGCACTGCACCTGGGGGCGACCAAGGTGCTGGTGGTGGGGGTCAGCGGCAACCCGGTCGGCAACCAGGCTGGCGGGGCGCCCGTGCCGGTGCCCGGCGGTGTGCAGCCGAGCCTGGCGCAGATCGCCGGGCACATGCTCAACAGCACCTTTATCGACAACGTGGAAAGCGACATCGAGCTGCTCGAGCGTCTCAACCAGTTGGGCCGCCTGGTGCCCGCCGAACAGCGCAGCCGCACCTATGGGCTCACCCCGGTGGAGGTGCTGGTGATCTCGCCGAGCCAGCCGCTGGACGTGATCGCCGCGCGCCATCGCCGGGAGATGCCGGCGGCGCTGCGTCTGTTCCTGCGCGGCCCCGGCGCGACCCGCGACGGCGGCGGCGGGGTGCTCAGCTACCTGTTGTTCGAGCCGGGTTATTGCAGCGAGCTGATCGAGCTGGGCTACCAGGACGCCATCGCCAAGAAGGCGCAGATCCAGGCGTTTCTCGGGCTGGTGCCACAGGCTTCGGCTTGA
- a CDS encoding lipid A biosynthesis lauroyl acyltransferase yields the protein MDRPVFRRTFLHPRFWPLWAGLGLLWLTVQLPYGALLRLGRGLGWLMYHLAGSRRRIARRNLELCFPHMPADKRERLLKENFASTGTAFFEMAMSWWWPRHKLARLAHIEGIEHLQQAQARGQGVILMAVHFTTLEIGAALLGQVHTIDGMYREHGNPVFDFVQRRGRERHNLDATAIEREDVRAMIKVLRAGRAIWYAPDQDYGRKQSLFAPLFGIQAATVTATTKFARLGRAIVLPFTQMRLPDGGGYRLTIHPPLTDFPGENEEADCLRVNQWVEQAIVTCPEQYLWAHRRFKTRPPGEPKLY from the coding sequence ATGGATCGTCCCGTCTTTCGCCGCACCTTTCTTCACCCGCGGTTCTGGCCGCTGTGGGCCGGCCTCGGCCTGCTGTGGCTGACCGTGCAGTTGCCCTACGGCGCGCTGCTGCGCCTGGGCCGTGGCCTGGGCTGGCTGATGTATCACCTGGCCGGCTCGCGTCGGCGCATCGCCAGGCGCAACCTGGAACTGTGCTTCCCGCACATGCCGGCAGACAAGCGCGAGCGTCTGTTGAAGGAGAATTTCGCCTCCACCGGCACCGCCTTCTTCGAGATGGCCATGAGCTGGTGGTGGCCGCGCCACAAGCTGGCGCGCCTGGCCCATATCGAGGGCATCGAGCACCTGCAGCAGGCCCAGGCACGGGGGCAGGGGGTGATTCTCATGGCCGTGCACTTCACCACCCTGGAGATCGGCGCCGCCTTGCTCGGCCAGGTGCACACCATCGACGGCATGTACCGCGAGCATGGCAACCCGGTGTTCGACTTCGTGCAGCGCCGCGGGCGTGAGCGCCATAACCTGGACGCCACCGCCATCGAGCGCGAGGACGTACGGGCGATGATCAAGGTGCTGCGCGCCGGCCGGGCGATCTGGTACGCGCCGGACCAGGACTACGGTCGCAAGCAGAGCCTGTTCGCGCCCTTGTTCGGCATCCAGGCGGCGACCGTCACGGCCACCACCAAGTTCGCGCGCCTGGGGCGAGCCATCGTGCTGCCGTTCACCCAGATGCGCCTGCCCGATGGTGGCGGCTACCGTTTGACCATCCACCCGCCGCTCACGGATTTCCCCGGCGAAAACGAAGAGGCCGATTGCCTGCGGGTCAACCAGTGGGTCGAACAGGCCATCGTCACCTGCCCCGAGCAGTATCTGTGGGCGCACCGGCGCTTTAAGACTCGGCCACCAGGCGAGCCTAAACTCTACTGA
- a CDS encoding DUF2218 domain-containing protein, which translates to MPESRATVTTEQGQRCLTRLCRHWSHKFQVSFDEQRGEIVFDPARLTLTRFEGGLTAVIEAPDAATLDRLEPVVADHMQRMVADQTLQIDWQR; encoded by the coding sequence ATGCCTGAATCCCGTGCAACGGTCACCACCGAACAGGGGCAGCGCTGCCTGACCCGCCTGTGCCGGCACTGGAGCCACAAATTCCAGGTAAGCTTCGACGAGCAGCGCGGCGAGATCGTCTTCGACCCGGCGCGCCTTACCCTGACCCGTTTCGAAGGTGGCCTGACGGCGGTCATCGAGGCGCCGGACGCCGCCACGCTCGATCGCCTCGAACCGGTGGTGGCCGACCACATGCAGCGCATGGTGGCCGACCAAACCCTGCAGATCGACTGGCAACGCTGA
- a CDS encoding acetyl-CoA C-acetyltransferase — translation MQEVVIVAATRTAIGSFQGALADVPATDLGAAVIRRLLEQTGLDGAQVDEVILGHVLTAGVGQNSARQAAIKAGLPHGVPALTLNKVCGSGLKALHLGAQAIRCGDAEVIIAGGMENMSLAPYVLPKARTGLRMGHGQLVDTMISDGLWDAFNDYHMGITAENLVDKYAISREDQDAFAAASQQKATAAIETGRFADEITPILIAQRKGEPVAFATDEQPRAGTTADTLGKLKPAFRKDGSVTAGNASSLNDGAAAVLLMSAGKAQALGLPVLARIKAYANAGVDPAIMGIGPVSATRRSLEKAGWTLDELDLIEANEAFAAQALSVGKELGWDASKVNVNGGAIALGHPIGASGCRVLVTLLHEMLKRDAKKGLATLCIGGGQGVALLLERS, via the coding sequence ATGCAAGAAGTCGTCATCGTCGCCGCCACCCGTACCGCCATCGGCAGCTTTCAGGGGGCGCTGGCGGACGTGCCGGCCACCGACCTGGGCGCCGCGGTGATCCGCCGCCTGCTCGAGCAGACCGGCCTGGACGGCGCGCAGGTCGACGAGGTGATTCTCGGCCACGTGCTGACCGCCGGCGTCGGCCAGAACAGCGCCCGCCAGGCGGCGATCAAGGCCGGCCTGCCCCATGGGGTGCCGGCGCTGACCCTCAACAAGGTCTGCGGCTCGGGCCTCAAGGCCCTGCACCTGGGCGCCCAGGCGATCCGCTGTGGCGACGCCGAGGTGATCATCGCCGGCGGCATGGAGAACATGAGCCTGGCGCCCTACGTGCTGCCCAAGGCGCGCACAGGGCTGCGCATGGGCCACGGGCAACTGGTCGATACGATGATCAGCGACGGCCTGTGGGACGCCTTCAACGACTACCACATGGGCATCACCGCCGAAAACCTGGTGGACAAGTACGCCATCAGCCGCGAAGACCAGGACGCCTTTGCCGCCGCCTCCCAACAGAAGGCCACGGCCGCCATCGAAACCGGCCGTTTCGCCGACGAAATCACCCCGATCCTGATCGCCCAGCGCAAGGGCGAGCCCGTCGCCTTCGCCACCGACGAGCAGCCCCGCGCCGGCACCACGGCCGACACCCTGGGCAAGCTCAAGCCGGCGTTCAGGAAGGATGGCAGCGTGACGGCCGGCAACGCCTCGAGCCTCAACGACGGCGCCGCTGCGGTGTTGCTGATGAGCGCAGGCAAGGCCCAGGCGCTGGGCCTGCCGGTGCTGGCGCGTATCAAGGCCTATGCCAATGCCGGCGTCGACCCGGCGATCATGGGCATCGGCCCGGTATCGGCCACCCGCCGCAGCCTGGAGAAGGCCGGCTGGACGCTGGATGAGCTGGACCTGATCGAAGCCAACGAAGCCTTTGCCGCCCAGGCGCTGTCGGTGGGCAAGGAGCTGGGCTGGGATGCCAGCAAGGTCAACGTCAATGGCGGCGCCATCGCCCTTGGCCACCCGATTGGCGCCTCGGGCTGCCGGGTGCTGGTCACCCTGCTCCACGAGATGCTCAAGCGTGATGCCAAAAAGGGCCTGGCGACCCTGTGCATCGGTGGTGGTCAGGGCGTGGCGCTGCTGCTCGAACGCAGCTGA
- a CDS encoding YkvA family protein, which yields MKAPWNFARYLPIAQRFLKRGRLPALLLAVTRKSGGGARSLSSLRGDLVLLQELCVAWWRGSYRAVNPQALVAIVAGLIYFVSPLDALPDFIPGLGLVDDLAVLAWVMKTWGGELDAFRTWRDAQDRETREAIAKLPVAERVT from the coding sequence ATGAAAGCACCGTGGAATTTTGCCCGTTACCTGCCCATCGCGCAGCGCTTCCTCAAGCGCGGCCGTCTGCCAGCACTGCTGCTGGCCGTGACCCGCAAAAGCGGCGGTGGCGCGCGCAGCCTGTCGTCGTTGAGAGGCGACCTGGTTCTGTTGCAGGAACTCTGCGTGGCCTGGTGGCGGGGCAGCTACCGGGCGGTCAACCCGCAGGCCCTGGTGGCGATCGTCGCCGGCCTGATCTATTTCGTGTCGCCGCTCGATGCGCTTCCCGACTTCATTCCCGGCCTTGGCCTGGTCGATGACCTGGCGGTACTGGCCTGGGTGATGAAGACCTGGGGCGGCGAGCTGGACGCGTTCCGCACCTGGCGCGACGCCCAGGATCGGGAAACCCGCGAGGCCATCGCCAAGCTGCCGGTGGCCGAACGGGTTACCTGA